ActtttaaacccaaaaaaaaaagatggtgaCTGATGAACGAgtgaattaataataatattaataataataataataataataataaataatagttaaaatttattcaactgTTGAAAACTTGCAGTGATGTcgtttgaaaaagaaaaaaatttaacattcataatCAAGTTAAATCTGTTCAACTagttgaaaaatatagaaactggaGTCCACAAAGATTTAAACCAATCTAAGTTGGAAAttctattttatgaaaaaaatatatatatataactgttaaatttaattgattgtttaaataaataacttagatttttattttcctaCTTGTTTCAAGTGAATTATTTTGTAGGAAATACATTttctaaaatgtttttaatatcatcatttttatactatataaataaatattggtttattttagttgaatacataattttattatatatgatatCAATTACTAATAgatgttattttatataaataaaacaaaaattattaaaataaaattctaattaaattttagaaattgaatactgaaatatttattttaatttgtcaGAAAGGTAGTAGAatgttaattttttcaaaaaaaaatcattgtataacataaaaattaaataaatgttcATGATTATGTGGATAAAGACTATGTAATATggtgatttttaaaattgtaaaattgtGTGGATTGTAAAATTGTAAGAAAGTGGCTGTTAAATAATAGAACATTGTGCATGGTCTACAAGTAACTGCTTAGATAATCCAGATTCTACAAGTAATCAATTTGActtaatatatcttaaaaaaatatatgatataacGTGTATACATcattttagaattattttaaagcatctatttatgtttaaaaaaaagcgGGAAAACTCAATTATATGCTAAATGATAAATCAATTAGTTATGTGGCGGATGTCAATAATTCTTTTTATGTTAATAGATTTTTGATAGACAACAAGTTCAAATTATTCACATAAGTATTAGGCTGCCCAAAAGATCAAATTATTTCACGAAGAGTAACCCATTGAGGTCATAAGAGTCttatctttcattttttttctgtgGTCTACTAGCTAAAATTCATGTATTGCCTAATATgatgatatattttcataaattataggtattttttgaacatttaatTACATGTGTTACCTAATACAGATTCTGTGAGatgatctgttttttttataaattcatgGCTTAgacttttcttaaaaaatagtttgtttCCTCCACCATGCGCATAAATAGatgtttcaaaattattatatctataattatatataggtttcattttatcaattaaaaataaattcataaataattattcataattataattatttattatttattttccatttgatttaaagatatttaatttgatttttggttAGTTATATTAAGTGaagttaaattaaaataaaaaacttatttatatatatatatatataaactatagttccgaatatataattttaaaatttattacatCAATAAActgtaacattttatttatgGCAATAAATCAATAATCCTCAAACAATAATTATTGTATAGCATTTAAATCCAAATAAGTTcaatagatttaaaatttttattaatcatctATATACTTTGGATCCAAGTATGacttaaatattaaactttcataaaaaattatcaaattgtCATAGtttattgttaatatattttataatgaatttgggataaaaatataaataattacacaAAATTACTTACTTTATCATAAATTCATCTAATAAAACTTTCTAGGTacagttattatttttaaaaatgtattaataaTTCTAAACATAATTTACGTTTATGGTATGTAGCCAGATTATAGAATTATCTTAGGTTAAGAATTTTATCAAAGTCAAGTCTTTATGGTTAAATCATgtcataataaataaaaagaaatatgtcatcattttgattaaattatataaCCATTTGTCTTTCAAATGAATATGGTGATGATGtatataaacaaattttttttaagaaaatcacaTTTCAAATAGTTGATTAAGGGATATACCGTCTACGAATCCACAACTCCCAAACATTAAAAGAAAGTTGGTCCGACATGCCCGTATAATTtatgtgaatgtcgttttctaatatagttttaaaaacatttgtttgtttataatatgGAAATATCTAGTTTACTTTGTGCAACTTGTAGCGTATGTACGATAAAGaattaaacaataattttgTGGCGGCTGTTTAGTAATGACTAATTTCGATTATAGATAaattataatctatttttttcaaaaacataaaaaaaaatgcttcaatgtagagaaaaaaacttcaaaaaatctaaaaattttagACTGGTATAGTAAGAAACAATCTTACCAAGTTATTCTTTTAACCTgacataaatacaaaaatacacATCCAGTGGCCAGTGGCGGACCCATGATTGAATTTTACATGGGTCAAACTATGTTaactataaagaaaaaaataaataaaaagtgtcACCACTACGTTTCGTTCCATGGTCTGGGGTGTCACATGTGAAACTTTACCAACAGAGCTGGATACTAATAGCTTTAGTAAACAATAAATGATATAGAGATTTAAGCTCCAATGGCTTACATGGGTCTGCCTTTGTACACATCTAAAATCTTTATATCTATCTTTTTAAGacaggaaaataaaaataatggaatgaaaacctgcaaaaataagataaaattgtGAACATGAGACAATGAGATAAGTAATTGATATATTGCTTTGTGTcttcaaattaaataaattacatataGGTTAGagagttttaaaagaaaaacattagaTTTTTGTTACGACCATTTAAAAAGATAGACTGTGtagtttttttctatataaatgataaaaatcTCAATAGATTTAAATAATTGGTGTAGGGGACATCATGGAAAAATTTACTCAATCGAGTATACTTCACATAAAGTCTTTTAAACCATAACTTATAATTAAACTCTTatttcatgaattttttttggtttaatttcgGTTATGTTTAAATTGAAAGTACAATTCACagttaagtaaaaaaaatcatttgaaaaACTTCTACATGAAGTCTCTTATACCCTGAATTTACACTATGTATGTAAATAATACACCTGAAGAATGTTAGTGCATAACTGCTGGCAAACTTTCTTTACGAAGTCTCCTAACCGCAAATTCTAAAATCgaataactaaattatatagCAGTAAACCTTTaattaaacaataaattaaCGTTTTgtacttaatatatataaataaacactTACATGtcaaattaacattaaaaatatatataagaatccAAAATCTAATcctatattaaaaatattaaatgaaattgtattttaaatatattacatccataaatattatattttattggtaATAAATTTTTACtcaagtatataaatatatacacatttttttcataaatcataagctaaattaaaacaaaaccaGCACTAAATTATTACATGAAACAAAGAGAGTGAAAAAGTCAACCCAACATTTGCCTTTGATGTTGATAGGAGTCTGCCAACATTTGACAAACGAACAACACTATGATCGATGTATATAATCAGGAGGATGTGATGTGAGGGAAGGGTACACCGCAAACGCACTCAATTATTACACGAAACAAGAGTGATAAAGTCAAACCAACATTTCGTCCCGCGGTTATGCAAGTCTTCAATTCCGGACACACGTTGGACGTTCTTATACATAAGTTATGTCTCACCACTTTGCTTGTAGATCAATAACATCTTTAGTTAAGAGTTTGCTTTTGTATCCGTttggtttttggaaaaaaaaaagttgcatACACTAGCGAAACTGAGCTAAAGGAATCCAATAAAAATAGGTCCGAATGATATAACAACGCAAGGTTTTTAGGCAGGATTCTACTTAGAACTAGAGATTAAACACAAAAAACTTCGTACATCACTCGATCACATAGTTGGGAGCAACGGCCAAGATCCTCTCATCTCTTTTTCTTGGTTCttcaccttctgcttcttgctcattGGATAACACTATAAGGTGGCCTTCTTTACATACCAAACTCTGTAATGCACATGTATATATGTTCTGGTGTTAAgtagaaacataaaatttacaaCAATCTTCATTTGCAAAATTTGTTTTGGATTTACCTCAATAATGGCTCTGAGTTTCTTGATATCGAGTTTGACTTGCTCTTGCGAAGTGTACTTCTTTTTCTCGTTCTGCTGATCGATGTACCATCGAATCAGCAACTCCTTTTGTCTCATTCCAGGCAATCAGaaccaaagaagaaaaagagttcATTTGTTTTTAAACGTTGAGGAGAGCAAGAAATGGTTGCGAGGACTGATGAGTGATGTAACTTACAGTTTTTTTACAGTTTCTTCGTGTTGTCTAAGGCGAAGCACTAAGGCCTGTGTGATTCTATCATATTCTTCTTCACTTATCACCAGCTTTGGAGCTGCTGCTCCATTATCTGCTGATATACACCAGGATTGTTCGTTACGGTTCTTAAGTTAAGTAAAATGATGAGCATACACGTGTTTAAATACCTGCAGTAGCAGGAGCTGCCTCGGCTGGTGAACATTCTGTTGATCTTCATCTCCATTAGCAGGATTTTCAGCGTCATCTGCGTTGTCCATGTTGTCACCGTTAGCATCTTGATACTCGGAAAGATCGATATCCCCTGACTCAACACTGGATAAGAGAAACAAAATACGTTACGATTAAGATTTTGGAGAAATCAAGAGCTAGAAGAGGCTTGAAAAATTACCTAATAACTGAAGTCTTTAAGAGTCTGACAGCTAAAAGAACATGACTTGGTTTCACCTGAGAAACAGTTCTCAGATAAAGCAAAATTAATGACTTGTAGAAAAATGAAAGAAGAAACGAGACAAGGTATATAATCACCAGAGTTTCTAAATGACTCCTAGCAATGGCTTCTGAGAGCCTGATCAGTGCCTCCAGTTGCCTCACTGTCATTCGATATGCGACTCTTGTGCCAGGAGTTGTGTCGCCTCTGCGTAGAGCAACA
This Brassica napus cultivar Da-Ae unplaced genomic scaffold, Da-Ae ScsIHWf_2466;HRSCAF=3184, whole genome shotgun sequence DNA region includes the following protein-coding sequences:
- the LOC125601154 gene encoding DNA replication licensing factor MCM6-like yields the protein MRQKELLIRWYIDQQNEKKKYTSQEQVKLDIKKLRAIIESLVCKEGHLIVLSNEQEAEGEEPRKRDERILAVAPNYVIE